One window of the bacterium genome contains the following:
- a CDS encoding glycosyltransferase: protein MAILTMEEFLKVNLLYLITELNVGGAEKVLARLVAGLNKERYRVLVCSLQKKGPVADEIERSGIKVVSLDMEGKLNLKAPLKLFSLLKKEKVDILHSYLFHANLLARIVGCLAKTPIIISSERIMEMEGRHRTIINRLTAPLADCITANSNSVREFIRCRIGIDPQKLVTIYNGLDVSNFREKEDRAEVKKKWGIAPDKVVIGCVARLDPQKGHEYLFKAAVKVVDRHPEVVFLLVGYGPLRKKLEDMAEELGLASKVIFTGACNDVPQMLSIMDIFVLPSLYEGFPNAVLEAMAASRPVIATSVAGTPEIVMHHQTGILVPRANPEALAEAVNTLLQNPERAREMGQAGRLRVEDYFSLEKMVKKTEELYEKLIEKKRGAL from the coding sequence ATGGCCATCCTGACAATGGAGGAATTCCTGAAGGTAAATCTTCTTTATTTAATCACCGAGTTAAATGTAGGTGGGGCTGAAAAGGTCCTGGCCCGACTTGTGGCCGGGTTGAATAAAGAGCGCTATCGGGTTTTGGTCTGTTCTTTACAAAAAAAAGGGCCGGTGGCTGATGAGATAGAACGCAGCGGAATTAAGGTTGTTAGTTTGGATATGGAGGGAAAGCTGAATCTCAAGGCCCCGTTGAAACTTTTCTCCCTGCTGAAAAAAGAGAAAGTCGACATCCTCCACTCTTATCTCTTTCATGCTAATCTCCTAGCGCGAATAGTCGGCTGCTTAGCCAAGACGCCCATTATCATCTCCTCAGAGAGAATTATGGAGATGGAGGGACGACACCGGACAATTATAAATAGATTGACTGCCCCCTTAGCCGACTGTATCACAGCCAATTCTAATTCAGTCAGAGAATTTATCAGGTGCCGGATAGGCATTGATCCCCAAAAATTAGTGACCATATATAATGGTCTGGATGTCTCGAATTTTCGGGAAAAGGAAGACAGGGCAGAGGTAAAGAAGAAATGGGGCATTGCTCCGGATAAAGTGGTGATCGGTTGTGTGGCCCGATTGGATCCCCAGAAAGGGCATGAATATCTTTTTAAAGCAGCCGTCAAGGTAGTGGATAGGCATCCCGAGGTGGTCTTCTTACTGGTAGGCTATGGCCCGCTCAGGAAAAAATTAGAAGATATGGCGGAAGAATTAGGATTGGCCTCAAAGGTTATCTTCACCGGGGCCTGTAATGATGTCCCCCAGATGCTTTCGATAATGGACATCTTTGTTCTTCCCTCACTCTACGAAGGCTTTCCTAATGCGGTGCTTGAAGCCATGGCGGCTTCAAGGCCGGTAATTGCTACCTCAGTGGCCGGCACTCCCGAAATAGTAATGCACCACCAGACAGGCATCCTGGTGCCGAGAGCAAATCCGGAAGCACTGGCTGAGGCCGTCAACACGCTCCTTCAAAATCCGGAAAGGGCCAGGGAAATGGGACAGGCTGGTCGGTTACGGGTGGAAGATTATTTTAGTCTAGAGAAAATGGTCAAAAAAACAGAGGAATTGTATGAAAAGCTAATCGAAAAAAAGCGGGGAGCATTATGA
- a CDS encoding lysylphosphatidylglycerol synthase transmembrane domain-containing protein produces the protein MKNYKFWVSILLSIFFLWLAVRGVDLDEMIEAIAKVSWVYIIPIGVVSLSTFILRAFRWRYLLSYEKHIRLHSLFSYTIIGFMANNVFPLRIGELVRAYIIGKKEEISKIRSLATIIMERIFDGLSLLFFLTLVLLYHPGFPDWVKEMGLMLAPVFFLAFGGLIVLEWHQDWFLKFTHWLTGHISPKLSSRVVGSLQSFIHGLAILRRIDHLLITFFLSLALWVVYAGMFYLALQAFHIHHLPLYASLFVLTVTAFGVMLPSSPGFIGPFQYFCAKALLLMGLKDKSLALSYAFFLHAIQYVLITLVGLGYLWKENLSFSDLKKAKETNEV, from the coding sequence ATGAAAAACTACAAATTCTGGGTCAGCATTCTACTTAGCATTTTTTTCCTCTGGCTGGCCGTGCGAGGGGTCGACCTTGATGAGATGATAGAAGCGATTGCTAAGGTTAGTTGGGTTTATATTATTCCTATCGGAGTGGTCAGCTTAAGCACTTTTATTCTCCGGGCCTTCCGGTGGAGGTACCTGCTCAGTTATGAAAAACACATCAGGCTTCACTCACTTTTTTCCTATACCATTATTGGGTTTATGGCCAACAATGTCTTTCCTTTACGGATTGGCGAGCTGGTTCGGGCTTACATTATTGGCAAAAAGGAAGAAATCTCTAAGATCCGCTCTTTAGCCACTATTATCATGGAGCGAATATTCGATGGCCTATCTTTACTTTTTTTTCTAACCCTGGTTCTGCTTTACCACCCTGGTTTTCCTGATTGGGTAAAAGAAATGGGTCTGATGCTGGCCCCTGTCTTCTTTCTTGCTTTTGGCGGGCTTATTGTATTGGAGTGGCATCAAGACTGGTTCCTGAAGTTTACCCATTGGCTGACGGGACATATTTCACCTAAACTGTCAAGTAGAGTAGTGGGCAGTTTACAGTCCTTTATCCACGGACTGGCTATCTTACGTCGAATAGATCATCTTCTGATAACTTTTTTTCTCTCTTTAGCCCTTTGGGTAGTTTATGCCGGTATGTTCTACCTGGCCCTTCAGGCTTTTCATATCCATCATTTACCCTTGTATGCTTCTTTGTTCGTTCTGACAGTGACTGCCTTTGGGGTGATGCTCCCTTCTTCACCTGGTTTTATCGGCCCCTTTCAGTATTTTTGCGCCAAGGCCCTTCTTCTGATGGGGCTTAAAGATAAAAGCCTGGCTTTAAGCTATGCCTTCTTCCTTCACGCTATTCAGTATGTCCTTATTACTTTAGTTGGTTTGGGCTATCTTTGGAAGGAAAATCTCTCCTTTAGTGATCTGAAGAAGGCCAAGGAAACGAATGAAGTTTAA